A portion of the Punica granatum isolate Tunisia-2019 chromosome 7, ASM765513v2, whole genome shotgun sequence genome contains these proteins:
- the LOC116212678 gene encoding receptor-like protein Cf-9 — MRMRDVWVFPFLFLFSSAFSITLPLHSVSAAAVLTTSSRHYLSNIGERDALLQFINSFNITKNASAGSYCDELSSVTSHSKTASWKNGTDFCSWDGVTCHIATNQVIGLDLSCSWLRGSLHSNSTLFSLPSLRRLNLAGNDFSGSPISPSFGIFTGMTHLNLSYSRFSGSIPLDVISHFSLLITLDLSHPNTLTIGDDHSFRRLVGNLTQLRELALDGVDMSRISLVSLSNLSSTLTSLSLQRCSLTGTLPNDIFHLPHLRSLSLSGNLGLMGTLPQTNWSISSLVSLVLSDTKFHGPIPATVGNLTSMKILDLSYAKFTGHIPLTLGNLAHLTYLDLGANILGSTTEFEMFARLKSLEYLSLYNLSVLLRSNGNCSFPMLKVLKLSRCRLTSTTFPYFLSSSAELEELDLSGSMIGGKIPDWIGRVGRDTLTRLDLSSNNFTREIPSSVCQLSSLNYLHLFDNGFSGSIPRCIGNLSNLLTLDASNNSFIGEIPSSVCQVSSIIVLRLSNNRLDGSIPSCLGNLSNLLTLDASNNIFTGEIPSSVCRVSSITALRLSSNRFGGTIPSCLGNLSSLEDLDLGDNRLQGRLPQSLANCTRLAELNVSYNRISDTFPQGLLNATLHSLISLNLQSNKFHGDISLELCNATQLYLINLSNNSLTGTIPPCLINLNVSVLVLCANKFVGQIPDVFFPGNMLRTIRMSRNQLEGTLPRSLVHCKKLEVLDLSQNELGGRFPYWLDTFPNLQVLVLRSNKFHGPVKSSSKSDHPFPKLRIFDLSNNRLSGPLPAKYIAKLKAMKNEERSGLHYMNENSYYKDAIEVVIKGMEIELVKILTIFTTIDFSSNCFGGEIPELIGDLKALKGLNFSHNNLTGSIPPSVGNLTNLEWLDLSSNKLNGEIPGELADVTFLTTLNLSNNLLSGPIPKGPQIDTFVHSFDGNPGLCGCPLPKACGLDVPQSPPTTSPAEEEEKESAHWIECKAVAIGYGSGLVIGISAGYVMLEIGRPRWLVRMVERWVVKMVERKRRRKTTTLKRDAAPRNHPRRSTGGL; from the exons ATGAGGATGAGAGATGTTTGGGTCTTCCcgttcctcttcctcttctcatCAGCTTTCTCGATCACCTTACCCCTCCATTCTGTATCAGCTGCTGCTGTTCTCACCACATCATCCCGACATTATTTGAGCAACATCGGCGAGCGTGATGCCTTGCTTCAGTTCATCAACTCattcaacatcacaaagaaTGCTTCTGCAGGATCCTACTGCGATGAGCTCTCCTCCGTTACTTCACATTCGAAGACAGCCTCATGGAAGAACGGGACAGATTTCTGCTCATGGGATGGGGTCACATGCCACATCGCAACAAATCAAGTGATTGGCCTTGACCTCAGTTGCAGTTGGCTCCGAGGATCCCTTCATTCCAACAGCACCCTTTTCTCCCTTCCCAGTCTTCGAAGGCTCAACCTTGCTGGTAATGATTTCTCCGGCTCACCAATATCCCCCAGCTTTGGTATCTTTACTGGAATGACACACCTCAATCTCTCATATTCCCGATTCTCGGGATCTATTCCTCTGGATGTGATCTCTCATTTTTCCTTACTAATTACACTCGATCTATCTCACCCAAATACTCTAACAATAGGAGATGATCATAGTTTCAGAAGGCTTGTGGGTAATCTCACTCAGCTGAGAGAACTTGCTCTCGATGGTGTAGACATGTCCAGAATCTCTCTGGTTTCCTTGTCCAACTTGTCTTCCACTCTGACATCTTTGAGTCTTCAACGATGCTCTCTCACGGGCACTCTCCCAAACGACATCTTCCATCTCCCACACCTCCgcagtctctctctttccGGGAATCTTGGTCTTATGGGTACTCTCCCCCAGACAAACTGGAGTATCAGTTCGCTCGTCTCCTTGGTTTTATCGGACACAAAGTTCCACGGGCCAATTCCCGCTACTGTGGGGAACCTGACGTCCATGAAAATTTTGGACCTCTCTTATGCCAAATTTACCGGCCACATCCCATTGACACTAGGAAACCTTGCCCACCTCACCTACTTGGACCTTGGTGCTAACATCCTCGGTAGTACCACGGAATTTGAAATGTTTGCAAGGCTCAAAAGTCTCGAATATCTTTCCCTTTACAACCTCTCTGTGTTGCTGCGAAGTAATGGCAATTGTTCCTTCCCGATGCTCAAAGTTTTGAAACTGTCGAGATGCAGATTGACCAGCACCACATTCCCATATTTCTTGAGTTCTTCAGCTGAGCTGGAGGAGTTGGACCTTTCTGGAAGCATGATTGGTGGTAAAATTCCTGATTGGATTGGGAGAGTAGGGAGGGACACATTGACACGGTTGGATCTCTCATCCAACAATTTCACAAGAGAGATCCCATCCTCAGTTTGCCAATTGAGTTCACTAAATTATTTGCACCTCTTTGATAATGGATTCAGTGGCAGCATTCCGAGGTGCATTGGAAATTTAAGCAACCTCTTGACGCTGGATGCCTCAAATAACAGTTTCATTGGAGAGATCCCATCTTCAGTGTGCCAAGTGAGTTCAATTATAGTTCTACGACTCTCAAATAACAGACTTGACGGCTCCATTCCCAGTTGTTTGGGAAATCTAAGCAACCTCTTGACGCTGGATGCCTCAAATAACATTTTCACTGGAGAGATCCCATCTTCAGTATGCCGGGTGAGTTCAATTACGGCTCTACGACTCTCAAGTAACAGGTTCGGCGGCACCATTCCCAGTTGTTTGGGAAATTTAAGCAGCCTCGAAGACTTGGATTTGGGTGACAATCGATTGCAAGGTCGATTGCCCCAGTCTCTTGCAAATTGTACAAGGTTAGCCGAATTAAATGTCAGTTACAATAGAATATCCGACACTTTCCCACAAGGGTTACTGAATGCTACCCTCCACAGCTTGATTAGTCTAAATTTGCAGTCAAACAAGTTTCATGGGGACATTTCTCTTGAGCTCTGCAACGCCACTCAGCTATATCTCATCAACCTCTCCAACAACAGCTTGACTGGCACTATTCCCCCCTGTCTCATAAATCTAAATGTATCTGTATTGGTCCTCTGTGCAAATAAGTTTGTTGGTCAGATACCGGATGTATTTTTCCCTGGAAACATGTTGAGGACAATCCGCATGAGTCGAAATCAACTTGAGGGTACTTTGCCACGATCTTTGGTACATTGCAAGAAGTTGGAAGTTTTGGATCTCAGTCAGAATGAGTTGGGCGGCCGCTTCCCTTATTGGTTGGACACTTTTCCAAATCTGCAAGTACTTGTCCTGAGATCCAACAAGTTCCATGGGCCGGTTAAGAGTTCTAGCAAAAGTGATCATCCCTTCCCCAAATTGCGCATTTTTGACCTCTCTAACAATAGACTTTCGGGTCCATTGCCAGCTAAGTATATCGCCAAACTAAAAGCCATGAAAAATGAAGAGAGAAGCGGTTTACATTATATGAATGAGAATAGCTACTATAAAGATGCCATTGAGGTGGTCATAAAAGGAATGGAGATTGAGCTGGTGAAAATTCTGACTATATTTACAACCATCGACTTCTCAAGCAACTGCTTCGGAGGAGAGATTCCAGAATTAATTGGAGATCTGAAGGCACTCAAGGGACTCAACTTTTCTCACAACAATTTGACTGGCAGCATCCCTCCTTCTGTTGGGAATCTAACTAATCTTGAGTGGCTGGACCTCTCCTCAAACAAGCTCAACGGGGAGATTCCTGGAGAACTTGCCGATGTTACGTTTCTCACCACCTTGAATCTCTCAAACAACCTACTTTCGGGACCAATTCCCAAGGGCCCGCAAATCGATACATTCGTGCACTCGTTTGATGGGAATCCTGGATTGTGTGGCTGTCCATTGCCAAAGGCATGTGGGCTGGACGTGCCGCAGTCACCGCCTACAACTTCTCCtgcagaagaggaagagaaggaaTCTGCACATTGGATTGAATGCAAGGCAGTGGCAATCGGCTATGGATCCGGACTTGTTATTGGGATATCAGCCGGGTACGTTATGCTGGAAATTGGGAGGCCAAGATGGCTGGTGAGAATGGTTGAGAGATGGGTGGTGAAAATGGTTGAGAGGAAAAGACGCAGAAAGACAACTACGCTGAAGAGAGATGCAGCTCCAAGAAATCACCCGAG GAGGAGCACCGGGGGCCTGTAA
- the LOC116213255 gene encoding sufE-like protein 1, chloroplastic/mitochondrial, producing the protein MLRLMQKKALLLLSEGESEGTESSSDTGADGSPVSEPKFDVGTDGFNKSSVLEAENDEIQVNSDVGTNSLAVSESKASTSGPETEATSGLGSRGQRIKGILERELSPVVLELEDISDQRAGHAVA; encoded by the coding sequence ATGCTGAGGCTTATGCAGAAGAAGGCCCTGCTCTTGCTCTCGGAGGGTGAAAGCGAGGGAACTGAGTCGAGCTCTGATACGGGTGCTGATGGTTCTCCGGTTTCGGAGCCCAAATTCGATGTGGGCACCGATGGTTTCAATAAAAGTTCGGTCCTTGAAGCTGAAAACGATGAGATTCAAGTGAACTCTGATGTGGGTACTAATAGTTTGGCAGTTTCAGAGTCCAAGGCTTCAACTTCTGGACCCGAGACCGAAGCCACGAGTGGTTTAGGAAGCAGGGGGCAGAGGATTAAGGGGATATTGGAGAGGGAACTCAGCCCCGTTGTATTGGAATTGGAAGACATCTCGGACCAGCGCGCCGGGCATGCTGTTGCCTGA
- the LOC116213254 gene encoding receptor like protein 22-like produces MGLSLQSNKFHGVINEIPLPPLLKDFGVSDNHFSGPFPTNFFRNSSVYFIDLTDNDFDGLLPIPPPTVQYLSVANNKFGGDIPYELCNATELYLINLSNNSFTGTIPPCFPNLNLSVLDLRANKFVGQIPDIFPPGNILRTIRLSQNRLGGTVPRSLVHCKELEVLDLSENELGGRFPHWLDTFPNLQVLVLRSNKFHGPVKSSSKSDHPFPKLRIFDLSNNRLSGPLPAKYIAKLKAMKNEERSGLHYMNENSYCKDAIEVVIKGMEIELVKILTIFTTIDFSSNCFGGEIPELIGDLKALKGLNFSHNNLTGSIPSSVGNLTNLEWLDLSSNKLNGKIPGELADVTFLTTLNLSNNLLSGPIPKGPQIDTFVHSFDGNPGLCGHPLPTACGLDGLQSPPTTSPAEEEEEESAHWIEWRAVAIGYGSGLVIGISAGYIMLEIGRPRWLVRMVERWLVRMVERKRRRKTTRPKRDAAPRNHPRRSTRGQ; encoded by the exons ATGGGTCTAAGTTTGCAGTCAAACAAGTTTCATGGGGTCATTAACGAAATTCCCCTCCCTCCTCTGCTTAAAGACTTCGGAGTCTCCGACAACCATTTTTCAGGACCTTTCCCTACAAACTTCTTCCGAAATTCAAGTGTATACTTCATTGACTTAACCGATAACGATTTTGATGGATTACTTCCCATTCCACCACCCACCGTTCAGTATCTTTCCGTTGCAAACAATAAGTTTGGTGGAGACATTCCTTATGAGCTCTGCAATGCCACTGAGCTATATCTCATCAACCTCTCCAACAACAGCTTCACCGGCACTATTCCTCCTTGTTTcccaaatttaaatttatctGTATTGGACCTTCGAGCAAACAAGTTTGTTGGTCAGATACCAGATATTTTCCCCCCCGGAAACATCTTGAGGACAATCCGCTTAagccaaaatcgacttggggGTACGGTGCCACGATCTTTGGTACATTGCAAGGAGTTGGAAGTTTTGGATCTCAGTGAGAATGAGTTGGGCGGCCGCTTCCCTCATTGGTTGGACACTTTTCCGAATCTGCAAGTACTTGTCCTGAGATCCAACAAGTTCCATGGGCCGGTTAAGAGTTCTAGCAAAAGTGATCATCCCTTCCCCAAATTGCGCATTTTTGACCTCTCTAACAATAGACTTTCGGGTCCATTGCCAGCTAAGTATATCGCCAAACTAAAAGCCATGAAAAATGAAGAGAGAAGCGGTTTACATTACATGAATGAGAATAGCTACTGTAAAGATGCCATTGAGGTGGTCATAAAAGGAATGGAGATTGAGCTGGTGAAAATTCTGACTATATTTACAACCATCGACTTCTCAAGCAACTGCTTCGGAGGAGAGATTCCAGAATTAATTGGAGATCTGAAGGCACTCAAGGGACTCAACTTTTCTCACAACAATTTGACTGGCAGCATCCCTTCTTCTGTCGGGAATCTAACTAACCTTGAGTGGCTGGACCTCTCCTCAAACAAGCTCAATGGGAAGATTCCTGGAGAACTCGCGGATGTTACGTTTCTCACCACCTTGAATCTCTCAAACAACCTGCTTTCGGGACCAATTCCCAAGGGCCCACAAATCGATACATTCGTGCACTCATTTGATGGGAATCCTGGATTGTGTGGCCATCCCTTGCCAACGGCATGTGGGCTCGATGGGCTGCAGTCACCGCCTACAACTTCTcctgcagaagaagaagaggaggaatcTGCACATTGGATTGAATGGAGGGCAGTGGCAATCGGCTATGGATCTGGACTTGTCATTGGGATATCAGCAGGGTACATTATGCTGGAAATTGGGAGGCCAAGATGGCTGGTGAGAATGGTTGAGAGATGGCTGGTGAGAATGGTTGAGAGGAAAAGACGCAGAAAGACAACTAGGCCGAAGAGAGATGCGGCTCCAAGAAATCACCCGAG GAGGAGCACTAGAGGCCAGTAA